TATCGACATAGTTGATCGAAATCCAATGAACGTCGTTATGGAAGAGATGAATGAAAGCATAGAAAGCGACCCAGAACGGCGGGATATTTCGATTGCTGAGATGAGATCGTTCATTAGGAACATTACCCATCCATTAGATCGAGCAATTATTACAACCTTTCTGAAAACAGGAATACGAGTTGGGGAATTAGTCAATCTTGACCTACGTGATTTGAATATCAATATCGAATATACAAACTTCAGTAACCAACCGCAATGCCGACCCCAGATTACACACGAGTCGAATAGTATATATATAACAAAAGACATATCTTATAAAGATACCATAAACGGAGAAAAAAGATTGGCATCGAATAAAAGGAAGCGTTCTACTATTATTCCTGTAGATGAGGAATTGCAATTCGAACTTGAGCGTTGGCTAGCGATTCGACCAGATTCAATTACGACAGCGCAACCACTTTTTCTCAATGTGAATGATTCTTGGGGGAAGCGGCTCACACCTTCCATCATTAGGTCAATAATAAAGAAACATGCTCAGAGAAGAGAGTGGTACCAGGAAGGAGGTGACGCGACTCAAAACGTCACGCCACATTACTTCCGCCATTTCTTCACCACCCATCTCCGCAACGCCACCGGCGAACGGGGAATCGTGAAGTACCTCCGTGGGGATGTCGCCGACGACATCATCGACACCTATACCCATAACTGGGGGAATAACGTCCGTGAGACGTACGAGCGGAGCATCTACCGCTTGTTGTAAGTAATCACTGTCGCCCTCATACGGTCATAAATCGGGTGTCGCTACATGAAATTCGACACGCACGCCGACCGTACGTATTACTTCTGACATATAAATCGAATTTCACGCGGAATACAATTACACTCGTATTTGTGTAATCTACGCGTAGGTACTGTTGATCTCGATGACGTTGGCCGCACTCGTCGTCAGGGCGGGCAGTTCGTCGGTGTACCACTCGCCGGTCATCCGGCTCTTCGGGCCCGAAACGCTCACCGCGCCGAGTACATCGCCGTCGACGATGACCGGGGCGGCGATACATCGCAGTCCCTCCAGTCGTTCCTCGTCGTCGTACGCGTAGCCCTGTTCGCGAACCTCCTCGAGTTCGCCCAGCAACTGCTCGCGGTCGGTGATCGTGTTCGGGGTGATCCGAGGGAGGCCATGGCGGTCGAGGATCGACTCGACGCGTTCGTCGGGTAGGTGTGCGAGCATGGCCTTGCCG
The DNA window shown above is from Halalkalicoccus jeotgali B3 and carries:
- a CDS encoding tyrosine-type recombinase/integrase, yielding MKKIGFKMVNNEQKNDLVSYFLKDMKYHGRSERTRRWYGRVLRQFEDFVLSQGEKIDSIQEATSRQCLRWLHMLREEHSTGTIATYASCINRFYTYMISIDIVDRNPMNVVMEEMNESIESDPERRDISIAEMRSFIRNITHPLDRAIITTFLKTGIRVGELVNLDLRDLNINIEYTNFSNQPQCRPQITHESNSIYITKDISYKDTINGEKRLASNKRKRSTIIPVDEELQFELERWLAIRPDSITTAQPLFLNVNDSWGKRLTPSIIRSIIKKHAQRREWYQEGGDATQNVTPHYFRHFFTTHLRNATGERGIVKYLRGDVADDIIDTYTHNWGNNVRETYERSIYRLL